Below is a genomic region from Billgrantia tianxiuensis.
CAGCCACAGGTGGTCGTCGCGTTGGGGTTCTGGACCAGGAAGCGGGCGCCGGCCAGCCCCTCTTCGTAGTCGACGGTGGAGCCGACGAGGTACTGGTAGGAGAGTTCGTCGACGACCAGGGCGACCTCGCCGAACTCGATGAGGGTATCGTCTTCACCGACCGATTCGGCAAAGTCGAAGCCGTACTGGAAACCCGAACAGCCGCCTCCCGTCACATAGACGCGCAGCTTGAGGTCGGGCTTGCCTTCTTCCTCGATGAGCGCCTTGAGCCGCTTGCTGGCAGCCTCGGAGAGCATCATGGGAGTGGGCACGAAGGATTGTGCACCGCTCATGGGCCCTTCTCCTTGAGCTGAATGAATGGGTAACACGCGATTATCCCTAATCCCCAGCAAAACGGTCAACTATTCATCAGGAAAAGGGCTCGCCTAAGGGCAAAGGACTCGCCGACGGCATCGCTCGGGGCTGAGCCGTCGGCAGGTCTCCGAGGAGGCGCTGTCGCACCATCAAGGCATCAGCGCGGGTACGGCGAGTCCGGCATTTTCGGCGAAGCCGAACATCAGGTTGAGGTTCTGTACCGCCTGGCCCGAGGCACCCTTGACCAGGTTGTCGATCACCGACAGTACCACCACGGTGTCGCCATCGCCGGGGCGATGCACGGCCAGACGACAGACGTTGGCGCCCTTGACGCTGCGGGTCTCGGGATGACTGCCGGCAGGCATCACGTCGACGAAGGGCTCTTCGGCGAAGCGCTGCTCGAACAGCGCCTGGAGATCGCCCGGTTCACCCTTCAGGCGACCGTAGAGGGTGGCATGGATGCCGCGGATCATCGGAGTCAAGTGCGGCACGAAGGTCAGGCCCACCGCGCCACCGGCGGCATCGCCGAGGCCTTGGCGGATTTCAGGCAGGTGGCGGTGGCCGGCGGCGCCATAGGCCTTCATCGACTCGCTGGCCTCGGCCAGCAGCGAGGGTACCTTGGCGCCGCGGCCGGCCCCGGTGACACCGGACTTGCAGTCGGCAATGATGTGCTCGGCGTCGATCAGCCCGGCCTCGAGCAGCGGCAGCAGTCCCAACTGCACCGCCGTGGGGTAGCAGCCGGGCACGGCGATCAGGCGCGCCTGGCGAATGCGTTCGCGATGCATTTCCGGCAACCCATAAACGGCTTCCTCGAGCAGTTCCGGGGCGCCATGTGGCTGGCCGTACCAGCGAGCCCACTCCTCGGCATCGCGCAGGCGGAAATCGGCGGAGAGATCGATCACCCGAGTGCCCTGGGCGAGCAGTTCGCCAGCCAGGGCATGGGCGACACCGTGCGGCGTGGCGAAGAAGACGGCATCGCAGGCGCCAAGGCGGCGGGGGTCGGGCTCGCTGAAGGCGAGCGTATCGTAGTGACCGCGCAGGTTGGGGTACATGTCGCAGACGCGAACGCCGGCTTCCGAACGTGAGGTAATGGCTTCGACCTCGACCTCGGGATGCTGGGCCAGCAGCCTGAGCAGCTCGACCCCGGTATACCCGGTACCGCCGACGATTCCGACCTTGATCACAACGCGACTCCTCCGAAGTTGGTCTGGCAGGGGCGATCGTCAACGGGACCGCCCTGTCCGGATATGATACACAAGAGAGAGGCTGGCGACCCAACCGCTTGCCATCGCGTCCAAGGAACCATCAGCACAGGAACGAATCGTGCCGCGCCTCTCGCTTCCCACCTTCAGTCTGGAAGGTTTTCGCCGCAAGCTGGCCAGCGTCGATGCCCTGCCGCAACTCTGTGTACTGGGGGTGCTGTCCGGGCTGCTCACCGGTGCCGTGATGGTCGCCTTCCGGCTGCTGCTCGAACTGGGTGGAGTCTTGTTCATGCCCGGCGGCGATCATGAGGCCTTCGAGGGGTTGACGCCGCTGGTGCGCTCGAGCCTGCCGCTGGTTGCCGTGACCCTGATCGGCATCTTCCTGTGGCGCCAGCCGGCGGCGGCCCGAAAGTTGGGGGTCGGCCACGTCATCGAACGTCTGACATATCATCAGGGCCGTTTTCCCCTGCGCAACTGGATCAACCAGTGGTGGGTGGGGGTGGCCACGGTGCTGGGCGGGCTCTCCGCCGGCCGCGAAGGGCCGGCGATTCATCTTGGCGCGGCGGCGGCCAGTGGCCTTGGCCAGCAGCTGCGCCTGCCTCACAACAGCTTGCGGGTACTGGTGGCCTGCGGTACGGCGGCGGGAATCTCGGCGTCGTTCAACACGCCGATCGCCGGGGTCATCTTCGCCATGGAAGTGGTGATGATGGAGTACACCATCGCCGGCTTCATGCCGGTCATCCTGGCCTCGACCATGGGCGCGCTGGTGGCAATGCTGGTCTACGGTTCGGAGCCGGCCTTTCAGGTGCCCAGCGTCAGTCTCGGTTCGCTGGCGAATTTGCCATGGATCGTGATCACGGCGCTGTTCATCGGCCTGCTGGCCGGACTCTTCATTCATGTGGCGAGAAGCGAGCGCATCAGCGGCTTGCCGGTGGTGTTGCGCTTGATGCTGGTGGCGCTGGCCACCGCGGCGGTGGCGTGGTGGTACCCCGACGTGCAGGGTATCGGCTACGACAGCTTGGATGCCTCGCTGGCAGGCGACCTGGCCGTGGACGTGCTGCTGGCGCTGGTGGTGGCCAAGCTGCTGCTCACTGCGGTGACCGTGGCCAGCGGTATTCCCATCGGCATCATCGGCCCGGTGCTGGTGGTCGGTGCCGCCGCCGGCGCTCTGGCGGATCTGGTGGGAGCCTGGCTCTTCCCACAGTTGGGTTCGGAGCCCGGCTTCTATGCCATGCTCGGTATGGCGGCGATGATGGGAGCCGTGCTGCAGGCACCGCTGGCCGCGCTGATGGCGCTGCTGGAGTTGACCCATAACCCCAACATCATCCTGCCGGGCATGCTGGCAGTGGTGGTATCGGGGCTGACGGCACGCCAGCTGTGCCGCTGCGATGGTTTCTTCATCAGCATGACCCGCCATGGCCTGCATCCGCTGCAGCAGCCGCTGATGCAGGCGCTCTCGCGGGTGTCGGTGCCGGCGGTGATGGAGCGCAGTTTCGTCACCACTCCGCGCATGGTGACGCGCGACCAGGCCCGTGCCTTGCTCGATGCCAAGCCGGCCTGGATCCTGATCCTGCGCTCGACCGACGACAAGCCGACGCTGGCGCTCAAGGCCGCGGACCTGGCCCGTGCCCTGATCGACGATCAGGAGCTCGAGGAG
It encodes:
- a CDS encoding chloride channel protein, with translation MPRLSLPTFSLEGFRRKLASVDALPQLCVLGVLSGLLTGAVMVAFRLLLELGGVLFMPGGDHEAFEGLTPLVRSSLPLVAVTLIGIFLWRQPAAARKLGVGHVIERLTYHQGRFPLRNWINQWWVGVATVLGGLSAGREGPAIHLGAAAASGLGQQLRLPHNSLRVLVACGTAAGISASFNTPIAGVIFAMEVVMMEYTIAGFMPVILASTMGALVAMLVYGSEPAFQVPSVSLGSLANLPWIVITALFIGLLAGLFIHVARSERISGLPVVLRLMLVALATAAVAWWYPDVQGIGYDSLDASLAGDLAVDVLLALVVAKLLLTAVTVASGIPIGIIGPVLVVGAAAGALADLVGAWLFPQLGSEPGFYAMLGMAAMMGAVLQAPLAALMALLELTHNPNIILPGMLAVVVSGLTARQLCRCDGFFISMTRHGLHPLQQPLMQALSRVSVPAVMERSFVTTPRMVTRDQARALLDAKPAWILILRSTDDKPTLALKAADLARALIDDQELEEIAPEEALIDLLEVPGLRLEMAPIHLQATLSEAFTRLNDQAVDALYVEYGRRPKHKRISGIITRGAIERYYSLK
- the erpA gene encoding iron-sulfur cluster insertion protein ErpA, with protein sequence MSGAQSFVPTPMMLSEAASKRLKALIEEEGKPDLKLRVYVTGGGCSGFQYGFDFAESVGEDDTLIEFGEVALVVDELSYQYLVGSTVDYEEGLAGARFLVQNPNATTTCGCGASFMV
- the argC gene encoding N-acetyl-gamma-glutamyl-phosphate reductase, giving the protein MIKVGIVGGTGYTGVELLRLLAQHPEVEVEAITSRSEAGVRVCDMYPNLRGHYDTLAFSEPDPRRLGACDAVFFATPHGVAHALAGELLAQGTRVIDLSADFRLRDAEEWARWYGQPHGAPELLEEAVYGLPEMHRERIRQARLIAVPGCYPTAVQLGLLPLLEAGLIDAEHIIADCKSGVTGAGRGAKVPSLLAEASESMKAYGAAGHRHLPEIRQGLGDAAGGAVGLTFVPHLTPMIRGIHATLYGRLKGEPGDLQALFEQRFAEEPFVDVMPAGSHPETRSVKGANVCRLAVHRPGDGDTVVVLSVIDNLVKGASGQAVQNLNLMFGFAENAGLAVPALMP